A genomic window from Peromyscus maniculatus bairdii isolate BWxNUB_F1_BW_parent chromosome 1, HU_Pman_BW_mat_3.1, whole genome shotgun sequence includes:
- the LOC143273024 gene encoding vomeronasal type-1 receptor 2-like: MDLCNLAIRIIFLSQTTTGILGNLSLMFYYLVLYYRECKLKPADLILMHLMASNALVILSAGVPHTMAVWGLKQFVNNFGCQLLLYMERFGRSVSIGSICLLSVFQAITINPRGFCWKDHKFKAAKYIGCSIDLLWVLYMLINFIFFVYPFIERNSKNTTRKHDFGYCSIVGSDEISGSLYVALLLCPEIFFSVMITWSSSSMIVILYRHKQNVQHIRSTTGSSRTSPESRATQNILALVATFLVFYTLSSILRGCIAFFHNQNWWLVNITRFTSLCFPSFGPLVLMSHYSILSRFSLVWRRNKTS; this comes from the coding sequence ATGGATTTATGTAATCTGGCAATTAGAATCATTTTCTTATCACAAACTACCActggaattctaggaaatctcTCTCTTATGTTCTACTATCTAGTCCTTTACTACAGAGAATGCAAACTAAAGCCTGCAGATTTGATTCTCATGCACCTAATGGCATCCAATGCCTTGGTCATTCTCTCTGCAGGAGTACCCCACACAATGGCAGTTTGGGGATTGAAGCAATTCGTGAATAATTTTGGATGCCAGCTCCTATTGTACATGGAAAGATTTGGGCGAAGTGTGTCCATTGGCAGCATTTGCCTCCTTAGTGTCTTCCAAGCCATCACCATCAATCCAAGGGGATTCTGTTGGAaagatcacaaattcaaagccGCAAAGTACATTGGCTGCTCCATTGACCTTCTCTGGGTCTTGTACATGttgataaatttcattttctttgtgtacccTTTTATTGAAAGAAATAGCAAAAATACCACAAGAAAACATGATTTTGGATACTGCTCAATTGTAGGGAGTGATGAAATCAGTGGCTCACTCTATGTAGCATTGCTTTTGTGTCCTGAAATCTTCTTTTCCGTGATGATCACCTGGTCCAGCAGCTCCATGATTGTCATTCTGTACAGACACAAGCAAAATGTACAACACATCCGCAGCACTACTGGTTCTAGCAGAACCTCCCCTGAGTCCAGAGCCACCCAGAACATCCTGGCATTGGTGGCAACATTTCTGGTTTTTTATACCCTCTCCTCCATCTTACGAGGCTGCATTGCTTTTTTTCATAATCAAAACTGGTGGCTTGTGAACATCACCCGCTTCACTTCTCTATGTTTTCCATCTTTTGGACCCCTTGTTCTTATGAGTCATTATTCCATTCTGTCCAGATTCAGTTTGGTCTGGAGGAGGAATAAAACCTCttaa